In the Malaya genurostris strain Urasoe2022 chromosome 1, Malgen_1.1, whole genome shotgun sequence genome, one interval contains:
- the LOC131440630 gene encoding histone H2B-like has translation MAPKTSGKAAKKSGKAQKNIAKGDKKKKKIRRKESYAIYIYKVLKQVHPDTGVSSKAMSIMNSFVNDIFERIASEASRLAHYNKRSTITSREIQTAVRLLLPGELAKHAVSEGTKAVTKYTSSK, from the coding sequence atggcaccgaaaaccagtggaaaggcagccaaaaaatcCGGCAAGGCCCAGAAAAACATCGCCAAGGGAgataagaaaaagaagaagatccgcaggaaggaaagctacgctatctacatctacaaagtgttgaagcaggtccaccctgataccggagtatcctcgaaggcgatgagcatcatgaacagtttcgtcaatgACATCTTCGAACGCATTGCATCCGAGGCATCGCGTTTGGCCCATTACAACAAACGTTCGACGATTACCTCTCGCGAAATCCAGACCGCCGTTCGTCTGCTTTTGCCAGGAGAGTTGGCCAAGCACGCCGTTTCGGAAGGAACCAAAGCCGTCACCAAGTACACTAGCTCCAAGTAA